Proteins encoded in a region of the Elizabethkingia bruuniana genome:
- the ygiD gene encoding 4,5-DOPA dioxygenase extradiol, which yields MELNHLKSFTNGLPNTEKMPVLFLGHGSPMNAIEENDFVNGWRKIGQSIPKPAAVICISAHWETSGTKVTAVPHPKTIHDFYGFPPELFAVQYPAPGSPELATELSEVIDITPVELDKMWGLDHGAWSVIKFLYPDADIPVIEFSIDVHKSPKEHYELAKELQYLRHKGVLIVGSGNIVHNLRMMNWRQPETGYDWAIEANDTFKNYLLQDKQEELLKFQGISSANQLSVPTPEHYIPSLYAYALRDNNDSIKLFNDQLIYGSIGMLSFQIG from the coding sequence ATGGAACTTAATCATTTAAAATCATTCACCAATGGACTTCCCAATACCGAAAAAATGCCGGTCCTATTTCTGGGACACGGCAGTCCTATGAATGCCATTGAAGAAAATGATTTTGTTAATGGTTGGCGAAAAATTGGTCAGTCAATTCCAAAACCAGCCGCTGTTATATGTATTTCTGCTCACTGGGAAACATCCGGTACCAAGGTAACAGCTGTTCCTCATCCAAAGACTATACACGATTTTTATGGCTTTCCACCCGAACTTTTCGCAGTACAATATCCTGCTCCCGGAAGTCCGGAACTTGCCACAGAATTATCGGAAGTAATAGATATTACACCTGTGGAGCTAGACAAAATGTGGGGACTAGATCACGGTGCATGGAGTGTTATAAAATTCCTTTATCCGGATGCTGATATTCCGGTTATTGAATTCAGTATAGACGTTCATAAATCACCCAAAGAACATTATGAACTGGCAAAGGAATTACAATATCTACGGCATAAAGGAGTATTAATTGTAGGTAGTGGTAATATTGTTCACAATCTTCGTATGATGAACTGGCGTCAGCCGGAAACTGGCTACGATTGGGCTATAGAAGCCAATGACACTTTCAAAAATTATTTATTGCAGGACAAACAGGAAGAATTATTGAAATTTCAAGGTATCAGCTCTGCAAATCAACTTTCTGTTCCTACCCCTGAACATTATATTCCTTCTCTCTATGCTTATGCATTAAGAGATAATAATGATAGTATAAAATTATTTAACGATCAGTTAATTTATGGTTCGATAGGAATGCTTTCCTTTCAGATAGGATAA
- a CDS encoding YceI family protein produces the protein MATKWNLDPSHSEVQFKVKHMVISTVSGELQIFDAAIEAENDDFSHAKINFSADVNSINTKNKDRDNHLKSDDFFSANQYPEIKFTSTSGIENGKIAGDLEIKGISKPVVLDADFGGVINDPFGFVRAGFEISGKINRKDFGLSWSQTTEAGGLVVSDEVKLIANVEFTKAQ, from the coding sequence ATGGCAACTAAATGGAACTTAGACCCTTCACATTCTGAAGTACAATTTAAAGTAAAACACATGGTAATCTCTACTGTGAGTGGCGAATTACAGATTTTCGATGCAGCTATTGAAGCTGAAAATGATGATTTTAGCCATGCAAAGATTAATTTCTCTGCAGATGTAAACTCTATCAATACAAAAAACAAAGACAGAGACAATCACCTAAAAAGCGATGATTTCTTTTCTGCTAATCAATATCCGGAAATTAAATTTACGAGTACTTCTGGTATAGAAAACGGTAAAATCGCCGGAGATTTAGAAATTAAGGGTATCAGCAAGCCAGTTGTATTAGATGCTGACTTTGGCGGTGTAATCAACGATCCTTTCGGATTTGTAAGAGCAGGTTTCGAAATTTCAGGAAAAATCAACAGAAAAGATTTTGGACTTTCTTGGAGCCAGACTACTGAAGCTGGTGGCTTAGTTGTTTCTGACGAAGTTAAGCTTATCGCTAATGTAGAATTTACAAAAGCTCAATAA